The Bacillota bacterium sequence TATCTTTTCTGATTTTAGCAGCCTGAATTTGCAGCGCTTTTTTTTCACTCTTCTCCAAAATTACTTTCCTCCTGTGTTAATAATTTATCAAACTTATTTTATAACGTAATCATATCGTTGTCAAATGCTGCGGTAAGTTTACCGTCTATATATTCAATCAAATCTGCAACTGCACCTTCATTATGATCGCATACAATAACATCAGCGATTTCTTTTATCTCTGAGGCTGCGTTTTCCGGGACAACTCCCGTACCAGCCATTTTTATTGCATGATAATCATTAAGATAGTCACCTATAGCATAAGTATTTTCATGATTTATTTTTAGTATTTCAGCCGCATTTAATAATCCAGTTCCTTTATTTATTCCAACTGGCATCACCTCGAGAAATCGCGGTGATGAATATAAGATAGTATAATCAAACCCCTCTTTTGCCCGGAGATATGGGTCGAGCAAAGCGATGCGCTCAGCCGGGCCTGTAAACAACAATTTCTGAAGTGGCGCCGTGATTTTATCTACAGAAACCTCCTCATTCGGAATTTCCTCATATTCTATATGGTTTGCGTTTATTTTATCCTTTTTTATTAAGAACATTTCAAAGTCATACATTCCCTCAATACCTATATCAGGGAAATCATTCATTACTTCCGATGCAATCTTAAGAATATTTTTATCCATACCCCATGACCGCAGTATTTTTTGCTTCTCAGCGTCGTAGATAAGTGCTCCATTACAGCATATAACTGGACCATTCGATGGAAACTCACTTTTTCTGCGGCTTATTGAATGTAATGACCTTCCGGTACTTAACGAAAAAATTCCCCCATTCTTAATAAAATAGTCTACAGCTTCAATATTCTTTTTTGGGATAACTGACCCATCTGCCGTCATTGTTCCGTCAAAATCTGACGCAATAAATATGCCCTGAAATTTGCCTTTCATTCTCTCTCTCCATTTTTATTTATCTGTGTTTTACTAAAAAAGCCTTAAAATATTCAGGAAGTTCGCTCTCAAATCTTAAGAACTCACCCGATACAGGATGCACGAAACCTATTGTTTTTGCATGGAGACACTGACCGGCAAGCCCATTTTCCGGCTTTCCGTAAACCTCATCACCTGCAACTGGATGACCAATACTTGATGCGTGAACGCGGATTTGATGTGTTCTGCCCGTCTCAAGACGGCATTCCACATAAGTATACTTTGGCATTCGCTCTAACACCGTAAAATGTGTAACAGCCCTTCGCCCGTCTTCGGATACAGCCATTTTTTTTCTGTCCTTTTTGCTGCGGGCTATTGGCTTGTCAATCGTAAAACTATCTTCCTTGATATTACCGCATAAAACAGCGGCATAAATTCTTTCAAAGCTATGTTCCTTAATTTGTTCTGCAAGTTTCAAGTGAGCCTCGTTTGTTTTTGCAACTATTAACAGTCCGCTGGTATCTTTATCTATCCTATGAACAATACCTGGACGGATAACTCCGTTTATTCCTGACAGATCAGTACAGTGCGCAAGAAGCGCGTTTACCAGTGTACCCTCATAATTGCCCGCTGCGGGATGCACCACCATACCCTTAGGTTTATTTACAACAAGTAAAGCTTCATCCTCATAAACAATATCAAGCTTAATATCTTCTGCCTTCACA is a genomic window containing:
- a CDS encoding Cof-type HAD-IIB family hydrolase, which gives rise to MKGKFQGIFIASDFDGTMTADGSVIPKKNIEAVDYFIKNGGIFSLSTGRSLHSISRRKSEFPSNGPVICCNGALIYDAEKQKILRSWGMDKNILKIASEVMNDFPDIGIEGMYDFEMFLIKKDKINANHIEYEEIPNEEVSVDKITAPLQKLLFTGPAERIALLDPYLRAKEGFDYTILYSSPRFLEVMPVGINKGTGLLNAAEILKINHENTYAIGDYLNDYHAIKMAGTGVVPENAASEIKEIADVIVCDHNEGAVADLIEYIDGKLTAAFDNDMITL
- a CDS encoding RluA family pseudouridine synthase, with the translated sequence MSDSLNFEVLPEEEGQRLDTFLSMKSDGLTRSAAQRLIDEGIVKVSGKTCAKNYRLKSGDVVSAVIPPPKALDVKAEDIKLDIVYEDEALLVVNKPKGMVVHPAAGNYEGTLVNALLAHCTDLSGINGVIRPGIVHRIDKDTSGLLIVAKTNEAHLKLAEQIKEHSFERIYAAVLCGNIKEDSFTIDKPIARSKKDRKKMAVSEDGRRAVTHFTVLERMPKYTYVECRLETGRTHQIRVHASSIGHPVAGDEVYGKPENGLAGQCLHAKTIGFVHPVSGEFLRFESELPEYFKAFLVKHR